In Oncorhynchus clarkii lewisi isolate Uvic-CL-2024 chromosome 2, UVic_Ocla_1.0, whole genome shotgun sequence, one DNA window encodes the following:
- the LOC139423642 gene encoding blood vessel epicardial substance-like isoform X3 has translation MEAPEFFPPSENLTAAVVHPLCEEWKGGSEGAIFHLASIFLVLGFMGGSGFYGLLYLFTFLTLGFFCTTIWSWSDACTTDTFLWNFALFGICAVQVVHVAYRLRNVTFEKEFQDLYSYLFKKLGVSLTHFGKIVACCEGDIHTIEKDHCFAMEGKTAIDKLSVLLSGRIRVTVNGEFLHDIYPFQFLDSPEWDSLRPSEEGVFQVTLRADNCCRYVSWRRKKLYLLFAKHRYIAKVFALVVRNDIADKLYSLNDKAFDSRGFRYDLRLFYTTLAPLRSAVPGSVPGAGGGDLVMPTMEPNITSCEEWEEAHHLLFHLGNLSLLLGLVIPTTLTLHMILLRLMLMTGSCLFITWATLYRCNLDVMVWNVVFLLVNFMHFFYLVYKRRPIKIDRELKSVYKRMFEPLHVREALFQRLTGQFCTIQSLKKGQVYAAEDKTSVDERLSILLKGKMKVSYRGHFLHNIYTNAFIDSPEFRSTQMNRGEKFQVTIMAEENCKFLCWSRERLTYFLESDSFLNEVFRYLIGKDITNKLYSLNDPTLTDKAAKKMERQPSLCSQVSMMQMRNSMGSTSDTGDILNQIHRGGSSESSHQKSPGSNTSKTMKPIEEQLENDVFTESEPDSPVKKRHTHSTAIEV, from the exons ATGGAGGCGCCAGAATTTTTCCCACCTTCTGAAAACTTGACGGCGGCTGTCGTGCACCCGCTGTGCGAAGAATGGAAGGGGGGATCCGAGGGTGCCATCTTCCACCTCGCCAGTATCTTCCTTGTTTTGGGGTTCATGGGAGGGAGCGGGTTCTATGGGCTCCTCTACTTGTTTACCTTTCTGACGCTCGGTTTCTTCTGCACAACCATTTGGTCATGGTCGGACGCGTGCACCACCGACACCTTTTTGTGGAATTTCGCTCTCTTTGGGATATGTGCGGTTCAAGTTGTGCACGTCGCCTACCGGCTGAGGAACGTTACTTTCGAAAAGGAGTTTCAAGATCTGTACAGCTACCTGTTCAAAAAGCTGGGGGTGTCGCTCACCCACTTCGGCAAGATAGTCGCCTGTTGTGAAGGGGACATCCACACTATAGAGAAAGACCACTGTTTTGCCATGGAGGGCAAGACTGCTATTGATAAGCTGTCCGTTCTTCTGTCCGGCAG AATTCGTGTGACAGTAAATGGAGAGTTTTTACATGACATATATCCTTTCCAGTTTCTCGATTCACCTGAATGGGACTCTCTCCGGCCGTCAGAGGAGGGAGTTTTCCAG GTGACCCTGCGTGCAGATAATTGCTGTAGGTACGTTTCTTGGAGACGTAAGAAACTGTACCTACTCTTCGCCAAACACCGCTACATCGCCAAGGTCTTTGCGCTCGTGGTGCGGAATGACATCGCGGACAAGCTGTACTCCCTCAACGACAAGGCGTTCGACAGCCGCGGGTTCCGATATGATCTCCG CCTGTTCTACACCACCCTGGCCCCCCTGCGGTCGGCAGTCCCTGGGTCTGTACCCGGGGCTGGAGGTGGAGATCTGGTGATGCCCACCATGGAGCCCAACATAACCTCCTGTGAGGAGTGGGAGGAGGCCCACCACCTGCTCTTCCACCTGGggaacctgtctctcctcctggGCCTGGTCATCCCCACCACCCTGACCCTGCACATGATCCTGCTGCGCCTCATGCTGATGACAG GAAGCTGTCTGTTCATCACCTGGGCAACGCTGTACCGGTGTAACCTGGATGTCATGGTGTGGAACGTGGTCTTCCTGCTGGTCAACTTCATGCACTTCTTCTACCTGGTCTACAAACGCAGACCT ATTAAGATTGACAGGGAGCTGAAGTCAGTGTACAAGCGGATGTTTGAGCCTCTTCACGTGCGCGAGGCCCTGTTCCAGAGACTGACGGGCCAATTCTGCACCATCCAGAGCCTGAAGAAGGGACAGGTGTATGCTGCCGAGGACAAGACCTCCGTGGATGAGCGCCTCAGTATCCTCCTTAAAGGAAA AATGAAGGTGTCATATCGTGGTCATTTCCTCCATAACATCTACACCAACGCCTTCATCGACTCCCCTGAGTTCAGATCAACCcagatgaacagaggagaaaAATTCCAG GTGACCATCATGGCGGAGGAGAACTGTAAGTTCCTATGTTGGTCCAGAGAGAGGCTCACCTACTTCCTGGAGTCTGACTCCTTCCTGAACGAGGTGTTCAGGTACCTCATTGGCAAAGACATCACCAACAAGCTGTACTCGCTCAACGACCCCACTCTCACTGACAAG GCAGCGAAGAAGATGGAGCGTCAGCCCAGCCTGTGCTCCCAGGTCTCTATGATGCAGATGAGGaacagcatgggcagcaccagTGACACCGGCGACATCCTGAACCAGATCCACCGTGGAGGCTCCAGTGAATCCTCACATC AAAAATCTCCTGGCTCCAACACATCCAAAACGATGAAGCCCATTGAAGAACAACTGGAAAATGACGTCTTTACAGAGTCTGAGCCAGACTCTCCTGTTAAGAAACGCCACACCCACTCGACAGCCATAGAGGTGTAA
- the LOC139423642 gene encoding blood vessel epicardial substance-like isoform X1 yields MSSSPEMTSSLFYTTLAPLRSAVPGSVPGAGGGDLVMPTMEPNITSCEEWEEAHHLLFHLGNLSLLLGLVIPTTLTLHMILLRLMLMTGSCLFITWATLYRCNLDVMVWNVVFLLVNFMHFFYLVYKRRPIKIDRELKSVYKRMFEPLHVREALFQRLTGQFCTIQSLKKGQVYAAEDKTSVDERLSILLKGKMKVSYRGHFLHNIYTNAFIDSPEFRSTQMNRGEKFQVTIMAEENCKFLCWSRERLTYFLESDSFLNEVFRYLIGKDITNKLYSLNDPTLTDKAAKKMERQPSLCSQVSMMQMRNSMGSTSDTGDILNQIHRGGSSESSHQKSPGSNTSKTMKPIEEQLENDVFTESEPDSPVKKRHTHSTAIEV; encoded by the exons ATGTCTTCCTCTCCGGAGATGACCAGTAGCCTGTTCTACACCACCCTGGCCCCCCTGCGGTCGGCAGTCCCTGGGTCTGTACCCGGGGCTGGAGGTGGAGATCTGGTGATGCCCACCATGGAGCCCAACATAACCTCCTGTGAGGAGTGGGAGGAGGCCCACCACCTGCTCTTCCACCTGGggaacctgtctctcctcctggGCCTGGTCATCCCCACCACCCTGACCCTGCACATGATCCTGCTGCGCCTCATGCTGATGACAG GAAGCTGTCTGTTCATCACCTGGGCAACGCTGTACCGGTGTAACCTGGATGTCATGGTGTGGAACGTGGTCTTCCTGCTGGTCAACTTCATGCACTTCTTCTACCTGGTCTACAAACGCAGACCT ATTAAGATTGACAGGGAGCTGAAGTCAGTGTACAAGCGGATGTTTGAGCCTCTTCACGTGCGCGAGGCCCTGTTCCAGAGACTGACGGGCCAATTCTGCACCATCCAGAGCCTGAAGAAGGGACAGGTGTATGCTGCCGAGGACAAGACCTCCGTGGATGAGCGCCTCAGTATCCTCCTTAAAGGAAA AATGAAGGTGTCATATCGTGGTCATTTCCTCCATAACATCTACACCAACGCCTTCATCGACTCCCCTGAGTTCAGATCAACCcagatgaacagaggagaaaAATTCCAG GTGACCATCATGGCGGAGGAGAACTGTAAGTTCCTATGTTGGTCCAGAGAGAGGCTCACCTACTTCCTGGAGTCTGACTCCTTCCTGAACGAGGTGTTCAGGTACCTCATTGGCAAAGACATCACCAACAAGCTGTACTCGCTCAACGACCCCACTCTCACTGACAAG GCAGCGAAGAAGATGGAGCGTCAGCCCAGCCTGTGCTCCCAGGTCTCTATGATGCAGATGAGGaacagcatgggcagcaccagTGACACCGGCGACATCCTGAACCAGATCCACCGTGGAGGCTCCAGTGAATCCTCACATC AAAAATCTCCTGGCTCCAACACATCCAAAACGATGAAGCCCATTGAAGAACAACTGGAAAATGACGTCTTTACAGAGTCTGAGCCAGACTCTCCTGTTAAGAAACGCCACACCCACTCGACAGCCATAGAGGTGTAA
- the LOC139380082 gene encoding syntaxin-12-like isoform X2: MSYGRADSYHSQPRDFSNLTQTCSVNIQKITQNTGQIKNMLYQMGTRQETPELEDRLQQVQHYTNQLAKETNRHLKDLGSLPLPPSEQRQQKIQKDRLMNDFSAALNNFQAVQRRAAEKERESVARARAGSRLTEDEGNVDEQLVTFEKDDDDWSQSQTQQLEEPEVTEEDLEVIKERETNIRQLESDIMDVNQIFKDLAVMIHDQGEMIDSIEANVESAEVHVDRGTGQLQRAAYYQKKSRKRMCMLAMVVSLVVTVLAIIIWQAIK; the protein is encoded by the exons ATGTCATACGGGAGAGCAGACAGCTACCACTCGCAGCCACGAGACTTCAGCAACCTCACCCAGACATGCAGTgtcaacatccagaaaatcacacagAATA CTGGGCAGATCAAAAACATGCTGTACCAGATGGGGACGAGGCAAGAGACCCCAGAGCTGGAGGACAGACT CCAACAGGTACAGCACTACACCAACCAGCTGGCCAAAGAGACCAACAGACACCTGAAAGATCTGggctccctgcctctccctccctcagaaCAG AGACAGCAGAAGATCCAGAAGGACCGACTGATGAATGACTTCTCTGCAGCGCTCAACAACTTCCAGGCAGTCCAGCGACGGGCGGCCGAGAAGGAGAGGGAATCAGTGGCCAGGGCCCGGGCCGGGTCCCGCCTCACG GAAGACGAGGGGAACGTCGATGAACAACTTGTGACATTTGAAAA agatGATGATGACTGGAGTCAGAGTCAGACCCAGCAGCTGGAGGAGCCAGAGGTCACAGAGGAGGACCTGGAGGTCatcaaggagagagagaccaacatcaGGCAGCTAGAG tctGACATCATGGATGTAAACCAGATCTTTAAGGACCTGGCAGTGATGATCCACGACCAGGGAGAGATGATCG ACAGCATTGAGGCTAACGTGGAGAGTGCAGAGGTCCATGTAGACAGAGGGACCGGACAGCTCCAAAGGGCCGCCTACTACCAG AAGAAGTCCCGTAAGAGGATGTGTATGCTGGCCATGGTGGTGTCTCTGGTGGTCACCGTCCTGGCTATCATCATCTGGCAGGCCATCAaatga
- the LOC139380082 gene encoding syntaxin-12-like isoform X1, translating into MSYGRADSYHSQPRDFSNLTQTCSVNIQKITQNTGQIKNMLYQMGTRQETPELEDRLQQVQHYTNQLAKETNRHLKDLGSLPLPPSEQRQQKIQKDRLMNDFSAALNNFQAVQRRAAEKERESVARARAGSRLTQEDEGNVDEQLVTFEKDDDDWSQSQTQQLEEPEVTEEDLEVIKERETNIRQLESDIMDVNQIFKDLAVMIHDQGEMIDSIEANVESAEVHVDRGTGQLQRAAYYQKKSRKRMCMLAMVVSLVVTVLAIIIWQAIK; encoded by the exons ATGTCATACGGGAGAGCAGACAGCTACCACTCGCAGCCACGAGACTTCAGCAACCTCACCCAGACATGCAGTgtcaacatccagaaaatcacacagAATA CTGGGCAGATCAAAAACATGCTGTACCAGATGGGGACGAGGCAAGAGACCCCAGAGCTGGAGGACAGACT CCAACAGGTACAGCACTACACCAACCAGCTGGCCAAAGAGACCAACAGACACCTGAAAGATCTGggctccctgcctctccctccctcagaaCAG AGACAGCAGAAGATCCAGAAGGACCGACTGATGAATGACTTCTCTGCAGCGCTCAACAACTTCCAGGCAGTCCAGCGACGGGCGGCCGAGAAGGAGAGGGAATCAGTGGCCAGGGCCCGGGCCGGGTCCCGCCTCACG CAGGAAGACGAGGGGAACGTCGATGAACAACTTGTGACATTTGAAAA agatGATGATGACTGGAGTCAGAGTCAGACCCAGCAGCTGGAGGAGCCAGAGGTCACAGAGGAGGACCTGGAGGTCatcaaggagagagagaccaacatcaGGCAGCTAGAG tctGACATCATGGATGTAAACCAGATCTTTAAGGACCTGGCAGTGATGATCCACGACCAGGGAGAGATGATCG ACAGCATTGAGGCTAACGTGGAGAGTGCAGAGGTCCATGTAGACAGAGGGACCGGACAGCTCCAAAGGGCCGCCTACTACCAG AAGAAGTCCCGTAAGAGGATGTGTATGCTGGCCATGGTGGTGTCTCTGGTGGTCACCGTCCTGGCTATCATCATCTGGCAGGCCATCAaatga
- the LOC139423642 gene encoding blood vessel epicardial substance-like isoform X2, which produces MSSSPEMTSSLFYTTLAPLRSAVPGSVPGAGGGDLVMPTMEPNITSCEEWEEAHHLLFHLGNLSLLLGLVIPTTLTLHMILLRLMLMTGSCLFITWATLYRCNLDVMVWNVVFLLVNFMHFFYLVYKRRPIKIDRELKSVYKRMFEPLHVREALFQRLTGQFCTIQSLKKGQVYAAEDKTSVDERLSILLKGKMKVSYRGHFLHNIYTNAFIDSPEFRSTQMNRGEKFQVTIMAEENCKFLCWSRERLTYFLESDSFLNEVFRYLIGKDITNKLYSLNDPTLTDKAAKKMERQPSLCSQVSMMQMRNSMGSTSDTGDILNQIHRGGSSESSHPVNQPTLSDHTLP; this is translated from the exons ATGTCTTCCTCTCCGGAGATGACCAGTAGCCTGTTCTACACCACCCTGGCCCCCCTGCGGTCGGCAGTCCCTGGGTCTGTACCCGGGGCTGGAGGTGGAGATCTGGTGATGCCCACCATGGAGCCCAACATAACCTCCTGTGAGGAGTGGGAGGAGGCCCACCACCTGCTCTTCCACCTGGggaacctgtctctcctcctggGCCTGGTCATCCCCACCACCCTGACCCTGCACATGATCCTGCTGCGCCTCATGCTGATGACAG GAAGCTGTCTGTTCATCACCTGGGCAACGCTGTACCGGTGTAACCTGGATGTCATGGTGTGGAACGTGGTCTTCCTGCTGGTCAACTTCATGCACTTCTTCTACCTGGTCTACAAACGCAGACCT ATTAAGATTGACAGGGAGCTGAAGTCAGTGTACAAGCGGATGTTTGAGCCTCTTCACGTGCGCGAGGCCCTGTTCCAGAGACTGACGGGCCAATTCTGCACCATCCAGAGCCTGAAGAAGGGACAGGTGTATGCTGCCGAGGACAAGACCTCCGTGGATGAGCGCCTCAGTATCCTCCTTAAAGGAAA AATGAAGGTGTCATATCGTGGTCATTTCCTCCATAACATCTACACCAACGCCTTCATCGACTCCCCTGAGTTCAGATCAACCcagatgaacagaggagaaaAATTCCAG GTGACCATCATGGCGGAGGAGAACTGTAAGTTCCTATGTTGGTCCAGAGAGAGGCTCACCTACTTCCTGGAGTCTGACTCCTTCCTGAACGAGGTGTTCAGGTACCTCATTGGCAAAGACATCACCAACAAGCTGTACTCGCTCAACGACCCCACTCTCACTGACAAG GCAGCGAAGAAGATGGAGCGTCAGCCCAGCCTGTGCTCCCAGGTCTCTATGATGCAGATGAGGaacagcatgggcagcaccagTGACACCGGCGACATCCTGAACCAGATCCACCGTGGAGGCTCCAGTGAATCCTCACATC ctgTGAATCAACCCACTCTCTCAGATCACACCTTGCCCTGA